In the genome of Chryseobacterium arthrosphaerae, one region contains:
- a CDS encoding four helix bundle protein yields the protein MRDFKKFEVWKLSHQLTLKIYTSTRSFPKEEIFGLTSQIRRSFASIGYNISEGSGRNSDKEFANFINIALGSSNEAENQLILAKDLGYIHENDYQNLLEELTILKKKLVTLWNRLNGN from the coding sequence ATGAGAGATTTTAAAAAATTCGAAGTTTGGAAATTAAGTCATCAATTGACTTTAAAAATTTATACTTCAACCAGGAGCTTTCCAAAAGAGGAAATTTTTGGACTCACCTCTCAAATCAGAAGATCATTTGCATCTATAGGATATAATATTTCTGAAGGAAGCGGCAGAAATTCAGATAAAGAATTTGCCAACTTCATCAATATTGCACTAGGATCCTCCAACGAAGCCGAAAACCAATTAATTCTTGCTAAAGATTTAGGATACATTCATGAAAATGATTACCAAAATCTTCTGGAAGAATTAACAATATTAAAAAAGAAGCTTGTAACCCTATGGAACAGGCTCAATGGAAATTAA